One window of Triticum dicoccoides isolate Atlit2015 ecotype Zavitan chromosome 5A, WEW_v2.0, whole genome shotgun sequence genomic DNA carries:
- the LOC119302722 gene encoding glucan endo-1,3-beta-glucosidase GV-like isoform X2 — translation MALPKLLLLLFVGGALSLTFFSGSEAGEVGVCYGMMGDNLPQPPAVVQLLKQHGITMVRLYDADAGGLRALANTGIKVGVSLPNDNIPDAASSMSYAVRWVQSNVQAYPGTWIDSVAVGNEVFHQAPWLTHQLLPAMKNIQAALAGAGLGDAVKVVTPIALDALKVPSFPPSVGEFRDDIAWSVMRPMVDFLEQTGSYLTFNIYPYFAYKYDSHVDPDFAFFRPNNGQHDPGTGLTYFNLFDAMVDAVFHAVEKLGNSGEHTHGNGRTRRRVASLMRVPESGAPGGKGKTGVASNSKLDGSASTENAQAYNSNLIRKVLSGAGTPYNPDADISVYIFSLFNENLKPGDDDERNFGLFYPNGTQVYDVNFTRPGPGGPSWCVANAAVGDRRLQDALDYACGNGADCSGIQAGGWCFEPNTRVAHASYAFNDYYQRNGRSVQSCDFGGCGSVVYQQPSFGNCVLPQWRNGLKRLGGGPNTGPPYVHLAQG, via the exons ATGGCACTCCCTAAGCTCCTCCTGCTTCTCTTCGTCGGCGGTGCACTGTCACTCACCTTCTTCTCCGGTTCAG AGGCCGGCGAGGTGGGCGTGTGCTACGGGATGATGGGCGACAACCTGCCGCAGCCGCCGGCGGTGGTGCAGCTGCTGAAGCAGCACGGCATCACGATGGTGAGGCTGTACGACGCCGACGCCGGAGGGCTGCGCGCGCTGGCCAACACCGGCATCAAGGTGGGGGTGTCCCTGCCCAACGACAACATACCGGACGCGGCGAGCAGCATGTCGTACGCGGTGCGGTGGGTGCAGAGCAACGTGCAGGCGTACCCGGGCACGTGGATCGACAGCGTGGCCGTCGGGAACGAGGTGTTCCACCAGGCGCCATGGCTGACCCACCAGCTCCTCCCGGCCATGAAGAACATCCAGGCGGCGCTGGCCGGGGCCGGCCTGGGCGACGCGGTGAAGGTGGTGACGCCGATCGCGCTGGACGCGCTCAAGGTGCCGTCGTTCCCGCCGTCCGTGGGCGAGTTCCGGGACGACATCGCGTGGTCGGTGATGCGGCCCATGGTGGATTTCCTGGAGCAGACCGGCTCCTACCTCACCTTCAACATCTACCCCTACTTCGCCTACAAGTACGATTCTCACGTCGACCCCGACTTCGCCTTCTTCCGCCCCAACAACGGCCAGCACGACCCGGGCACCGGCCTCACCTACTTCAACCTGTTCGACGCCATGGTCGACGCCGTGTTCCATGCCGTGGAGAAGCTGGGCAACTCCGGCGAGCATACTCATGGTAATGGCAGGACGCGTCGACGTGTTGCCTCGTTGATGAGGGTTCCAGAGTCGGGTGCCCCGGGCGGCAAAGGCAAAACGGGGGTGGCCTCGAACTCGAAGCTGGACGGCTCGGCTTCGACGGAGAACGCCCAGGCGTACAACTCCAACCTCATCCGCAAGGTCCTGAGCGGCGCCGGCACGCCGTACAACCCCGACGCGGACATCTCCGTCTACATCTTCTCCCTCTTCAATGAGAACCTCAAGCCGGGCGACGACGACGAGCGCAACTTCGGCCTCTTCTACCCCAACGGCACGCAGGTGTACGACGTGAACTTCACCCGCCCCGGCCCCGGGGGGCCAAGCTGGTGCGTGGCGAACGCGGCGGTCGGGGACCGGAGGCTCCAGGACGCGCTGGACTACGCGTGCGGGAACGGGGCGGACTGCAGCGGCATCCAGGCCGGCGGGTGGTGCTTCGAGCCCAACACCAGGGTCGCGCACGCCTCATACGCGTTCAACGACTACTACCAGCGCAACGGCCGGTCCGTCCAGTCGTGTGACTTCGGCGGCTGCGGCTCCGTCGTCTACCAGCAGCCAA GCTTCGGCAACTGCGTGCTGCCACAATGGCGTAATGGACTCAAGAGGTTGGGAGGAGGACCAAACACGGGGCCGCCCTACGTGCACCTCGCTCAGGGATAG
- the LOC119302722 gene encoding glucan endo-1,3-beta-glucosidase GV-like isoform X1, with protein MALPKLLLLLFVGGALSLTFFSGSAEAGEVGVCYGMMGDNLPQPPAVVQLLKQHGITMVRLYDADAGGLRALANTGIKVGVSLPNDNIPDAASSMSYAVRWVQSNVQAYPGTWIDSVAVGNEVFHQAPWLTHQLLPAMKNIQAALAGAGLGDAVKVVTPIALDALKVPSFPPSVGEFRDDIAWSVMRPMVDFLEQTGSYLTFNIYPYFAYKYDSHVDPDFAFFRPNNGQHDPGTGLTYFNLFDAMVDAVFHAVEKLGNSGEHTHGNGRTRRRVASLMRVPESGAPGGKGKTGVASNSKLDGSASTENAQAYNSNLIRKVLSGAGTPYNPDADISVYIFSLFNENLKPGDDDERNFGLFYPNGTQVYDVNFTRPGPGGPSWCVANAAVGDRRLQDALDYACGNGADCSGIQAGGWCFEPNTRVAHASYAFNDYYQRNGRSVQSCDFGGCGSVVYQQPSFGNCVLPQWRNGLKRLGGGPNTGPPYVHLAQG; from the exons ATGGCACTCCCTAAGCTCCTCCTGCTTCTCTTCGTCGGCGGTGCACTGTCACTCACCTTCTTCTCCGGTTCAG CAGAGGCCGGCGAGGTGGGCGTGTGCTACGGGATGATGGGCGACAACCTGCCGCAGCCGCCGGCGGTGGTGCAGCTGCTGAAGCAGCACGGCATCACGATGGTGAGGCTGTACGACGCCGACGCCGGAGGGCTGCGCGCGCTGGCCAACACCGGCATCAAGGTGGGGGTGTCCCTGCCCAACGACAACATACCGGACGCGGCGAGCAGCATGTCGTACGCGGTGCGGTGGGTGCAGAGCAACGTGCAGGCGTACCCGGGCACGTGGATCGACAGCGTGGCCGTCGGGAACGAGGTGTTCCACCAGGCGCCATGGCTGACCCACCAGCTCCTCCCGGCCATGAAGAACATCCAGGCGGCGCTGGCCGGGGCCGGCCTGGGCGACGCGGTGAAGGTGGTGACGCCGATCGCGCTGGACGCGCTCAAGGTGCCGTCGTTCCCGCCGTCCGTGGGCGAGTTCCGGGACGACATCGCGTGGTCGGTGATGCGGCCCATGGTGGATTTCCTGGAGCAGACCGGCTCCTACCTCACCTTCAACATCTACCCCTACTTCGCCTACAAGTACGATTCTCACGTCGACCCCGACTTCGCCTTCTTCCGCCCCAACAACGGCCAGCACGACCCGGGCACCGGCCTCACCTACTTCAACCTGTTCGACGCCATGGTCGACGCCGTGTTCCATGCCGTGGAGAAGCTGGGCAACTCCGGCGAGCATACTCATGGTAATGGCAGGACGCGTCGACGTGTTGCCTCGTTGATGAGGGTTCCAGAGTCGGGTGCCCCGGGCGGCAAAGGCAAAACGGGGGTGGCCTCGAACTCGAAGCTGGACGGCTCGGCTTCGACGGAGAACGCCCAGGCGTACAACTCCAACCTCATCCGCAAGGTCCTGAGCGGCGCCGGCACGCCGTACAACCCCGACGCGGACATCTCCGTCTACATCTTCTCCCTCTTCAATGAGAACCTCAAGCCGGGCGACGACGACGAGCGCAACTTCGGCCTCTTCTACCCCAACGGCACGCAGGTGTACGACGTGAACTTCACCCGCCCCGGCCCCGGGGGGCCAAGCTGGTGCGTGGCGAACGCGGCGGTCGGGGACCGGAGGCTCCAGGACGCGCTGGACTACGCGTGCGGGAACGGGGCGGACTGCAGCGGCATCCAGGCCGGCGGGTGGTGCTTCGAGCCCAACACCAGGGTCGCGCACGCCTCATACGCGTTCAACGACTACTACCAGCGCAACGGCCGGTCCGTCCAGTCGTGTGACTTCGGCGGCTGCGGCTCCGTCGTCTACCAGCAGCCAA GCTTCGGCAACTGCGTGCTGCCACAATGGCGTAATGGACTCAAGAGGTTGGGAGGAGGACCAAACACGGGGCCGCCCTACGTGCACCTCGCTCAGGGATAG